The Calditerrivibrio sp. DNA segment ATTGGGGAAATCAAGATTAATAAACCACCCTACAATGTCCTTGATATTAAAACAATGGATGAAATTAATTCAGCCCTTGATGATGTTAAAAAATCAGAAAGGGATTTAAATGTTTTATTAATTACTGCTGAAGGAGAGAAGGCATTTTCAGCGGGTGTTGATGTTGCTGACCATACCAAGGATAAGATGGAGCTAATGCTTGATTCCTTTCACGGTATTTTTAGAAGACTGGAAATGCTGGATATTATAACTGTTGCTGGAGTAAAAGGTTCAGCCCTTGGTGGTGGTTGTGAGCTTGCTATTGGCTGTGATTTAATAGTATGTGCTGACAATGCTAAATTTGGTCAGCCAGAGATTAAACTTGCTGTTTTCCCGCCAATTGCAATTACCTATCTAACACAGGTAGTAGGTAGAAAGAGGGCCTTTGAAATAGTAATCCTTGGTGAAAATATTTCTGCAGAAGAGGCTAAGGCGATGGGATTAGTAAATCAGGTTTTTCCACTACAGGAATTTGATGAAAAGCTGCGGGTCTATTTAAAAAAGTTTGAGGCTATGAGTGGTTCTGCTTTAAAAGTAACTAAACAGGCCTTTAAAAAATCATTAGCTTTTGATTTTGAGAGGACCCTTTCTAATGCAGAGGCAATGTATGTTAAAGATTTAATGAGCCTTGAAGATGCCAATGAAGGGATTAACTCATTCTTAGAAAAGAGAAAGCCAATTTGGAAAAATAGGTAAGATATAGGGCAAGAATATTAAAAGGAGGATTTATGGCTATAGATAAAATTAAAACCTATCAGATGGTTGAACCGGGCAAGTTGATAAAAACTGAGATACAAAAACCAGAACTTAAAGAATATGAGGTGCTTGTTGAAATTAAGGGATGTGGTGTTTGTCATACAGACCTAAGCTATTATTATCAAGGGGTTCCAACAGTGACAAAACCCCCTTTAACTTTGGGACATGAAATTTCTGGTGTTATAGTAGAAGGAAGGATTGATCTAATAGGCAAGGAAGTTATTGTACCAGCGGTTATGCCATGTAATAGCTGTCCCATCTGTGCTCAGGGAAGAGAAAATAGATGTTTAAATCAAAAGATGCCAGGAAATAGTTTGGGCATTTATGGTGGATATTCAAGTCATATACCAGTTCCTTTTCGTGATCTTTGCATTATTGAAAATAGAGGTGATTTTCCCATTGAAACATTAGCGGTTGTAGCAGATGCGGTAACAACACCTTATCAGGCAGCAATAAGAGCTGATTTAAAAGATGGTGACTTGGTGATCGTTATTGGTGTTGCAGGAGGTGTGGGAACCTATATGACCCAGATGGCAAAAGCTTTTGGGGCTAAGTGTGTAATTGGTTTTGAT contains these protein-coding regions:
- a CDS encoding enoyl-CoA hydratase/isomerase family protein → MYNFITYSKEGRIGEIKINKPPYNVLDIKTMDEINSALDDVKKSERDLNVLLITAEGEKAFSAGVDVADHTKDKMELMLDSFHGIFRRLEMLDIITVAGVKGSALGGGCELAIGCDLIVCADNAKFGQPEIKLAVFPPIAITYLTQVVGRKRAFEIVILGENISAEEAKAMGLVNQVFPLQEFDEKLRVYLKKFEAMSGSALKVTKQAFKKSLAFDFERTLSNAEAMYVKDLMSLEDANEGINSFLEKRKPIWKNR
- a CDS encoding alcohol dehydrogenase catalytic domain-containing protein — protein: MAIDKIKTYQMVEPGKLIKTEIQKPELKEYEVLVEIKGCGVCHTDLSYYYQGVPTVTKPPLTLGHEISGVIVEGRIDLIGKEVIVPAVMPCNSCPICAQGRENRCLNQKMPGNSLGIYGGYSSHIPVPFRDLCIIENRGDFPIETLAVVADAVTTPYQAAIRADLKDGDLVIVIGVAGGVGTYMTQMAKAFGAKCVIGFD